In the Nitrospira sp. genome, GGAGGTTTTCTCGCGCAAGTTGATTGCTGTAGCGTTGGATACAGTCTCTGATTTCACCCTGGAATACCTGTGCCCCCTGCTTCAAGAGCAACCCCGAACGACACAACCGTTCGATGGCTTGAATCGTATGGGAAACAAAAATGATCGCCGTGCCGTTCCGATTGAGTTCCAGCACCTTCTCAATGCATTTATTCTGAAACGTACTGTCGCCGACCGCCAACACCTCATCGATGAGCAGCAGATCCGGACGCGAATGGATGGCGATGGCAAATCCCAAGCGGACATACATACCTGAACTGTAGGTTTTTACCGGAGCATCGAGAAATGTTCCAATATCGGAAAAATCCACGATCTGGTCGAAGCATTGCTCGATTTCGCGGGTCGTCATACCAAGCAGCGAGCCATTGAGTAAAATGTTTTCTCTGCCAGTTAAAAGTGGGTGGAATCCGGCACCCAATGCAATCAAGGCTCCGACTCGTCCACGCACCTCGATACGTCCCTTGTCTGGTTGGTAGATCCCAGCTAGAAGACGCAAGAGCGTGGATTTGCCCGATCCATTACCACCGAGGAGTCCAAGCCGTTCTCCTTGTTTGAGAGTGAACGTGATTCCATCGACGGCCCAGAACTCATGAGGCCGCAGGCGGTGTGTGTCCGCTGCCATTCCGAGAATATTGCGG is a window encoding:
- a CDS encoding ABC transporter ATP-binding protein translates to MGDPCILSVDGVGKKFCATQPYSMYYGLHDVCRNILGMAADTHRLRPHEFWAVDGITFTLKQGERLGLLGGNGSGKSTLLRLLAGIYQPDKGRIEVRGRVGALIALGAGFHPLLTGRENILLNGSLLGMTTREIEQCFDQIVDFSDIGTFLDAPVKTYSSGMYVRLGFAIAIHSRPDLLLIDEVLAVGDSTFQNKCIEKVLELNRNGTAIIFVSHTIQAIERLCRSGLLLKQGAQVFQGEIRDCIQRYSNQLARENLLDAPQPAPFGLGTVDISNVDVFEEGGTSENRSISFGKNFIIRFDYDFLQDSSHNRQVRVWIRTQDGRDVQRLTFQEAPFSSTHQYENVKVHRMQHSGTVQITVLNPRLFPQSFLIDIAIVPMDRNVHLGGLTNAALFNVVPPPADDRYFEYGNMTVTDFDYVVAVD